TACCAGACTAGAAACTTTCTCTGGTCTTTGATCAGCACCCTGACCTATACAGCCAGGAAGTAGAAATACCAGAATCAATAAAATAGCAAGATATTTTTTCAAATTTATCACTTCCAATAACTCGTTTTAATAGGATTTTAAAAAATTAACGATTAAAATAAGAAAAAGAAATTAAACAAGAAGGCAAAAGTCATAAATACTAATCATATATTTTAGAGTAGAGGATCAAAAATGGAATCATTAAAATTTCCAATAATAATAGAAAAGGATTCAGATGGGTATTTTGCATTCTGCCCCGATATTGAGGGATGCTACACTCAAGGGGACACCTACGAGGAAGTCATAGAAAATATTAAAGATGTTATTAAACTACTTTTAGAGGAAATGAGCGAAACAGGACAAAAGTTACCAGAAAATCAGAATGTAAGCTTTACTACAGTTGAAGTGGCAATATGAAAGAGAAACTTCCAAGAGTTAGTCCTGATAAAATAATAAAAGCATTGATAAAACTTGGATTCTCAGAAGTAAGACAAAGTGGAAGTCATAAAATATTCAAGAATGAATCGGGAATACGAATAACAGTACCTTATCATTCTGGGAAAACTATCCACCCAAAAGTATTAAGAGAAATACTAAACAGTTTAGAGATTACGATAGAAGATTTGAAGAAATTATTTTGAACCTACATTGTTGAATTAGAAATAAGAAAAGAAGAAAAGATCAAAAATTAAAGATTCTTTTTCTTTATCTTTATTAATGAAGGTTCATAGCAATACTTAAAAACACTCAATTGTAGTAATATTTATGGAAATAATTGTCCATGCGAGAATAAAAAACGGAATTATTTACCCTCTTGAGAAAATTAACATCGAGGATAAGGAAGTTTTAGTTAAAATAGACGATAAAATATCTGATAGATCTGCTTTTAGTGTAAGTTTTGACGTTTCTGATGAAGTATTCCAAGAGATATTGGAAGATGAAGATATATTTTGAGTGTAAATATTAATCTATTACATGAAGATGCTTTCATAGATACCAACATATTTCTTTACACGATAAAATCAAATAATAAATTTAGTAGGGATTGCAGGGGCTATATATCAAAAGTAAAATATGGCGAAGTTCTAGGGTATGTATCTCCATTAGTTATTAGTGAATTATTCTACAAACTGATAATGATTTAAATATCAGAAACAAAGAAATTAGACCCATCTAAATCAAAAATTTATTTAAAAGAAAATCCAAGTATAATTCCTAAACTTAAAAAATCAAGTAAGGTCATTGAAGAATTATATATGTATGAAGGAATCAAAATCCTGCAACTTGGTGAAGAAATATCCAAACTTTCATTTGACTTATCGAAAGAATACGGACTTTTACCAAACGATGCGATCCACGCTGCCAGTTGCAAATACTATGACATCAAGAATATAGCGACAAATGACAGCGACTTTGAAAGTCTGGAAGCCTTAGAAGAAGAATTGGGCTTACTTTTATGATGTTTTCATGAAACTGTTTTTTTCATAGATATCACCACACCGGAGAGTTACTTTTCTTGGTCTTCATCTACCTCCAAATCCTCTACAGGAACATCCAATCCTAACTCATTTATAATTCCCCAGAACTCATCCTTCTTCCTTATTTTGTGCTGATCCTCGTAAGTTTCACCTATTCCCTTTATTAGAGAAAATGACATGAAGAAGAGGACAACTGCCAAGGGAAGTCCAGCAATTATAACTGCAGTTTGAAGTGTCTCTAAGGCCAACTCCCCCCCTATAATCAATAAGGTTGCAGCCAAAACACCTTCTAGGAGAGCCCAGAATACCCTTTGGCGCTTTGGAGCGCCTAGAACGCCGCTTGATGTAAGCTTGTTTACAACTAAAGATCCGGAGTCTGAGGAGGTGATAAAGAATGTCATGACTAAGAGAGTAATTAGGACAAAAAGAGCAAGCCTAACTGCTTCGGCTGCTAGTGGAATGTTCAAAAGATTAATCATTTCAAAAAGTGCCACAGGATAGTTATCCTGGACAGTCTGAAAGAGAGAGCCACCTGAAAGTCCATCGACAAATATGGCACTTCCTCCAAATACAGACAGCCAGAAAAACGATATTAGTGACGGTATAAATAATACACCCACTATAAACTCTCTTATTGTTCTTCCTTTAGAGATTCTTGCAATAAACATCCCGACAAATGGAGACCATGATATCCACCAGGCGAGATAGAATATAGTCCATGCGCCCTGCCAATTAGAGTCTCCAGTTGTTGATAGAAATGTTGCATACTGAACGATATTTCCAAAGTAGACGCCTATAGAGTTTACAAAAAGTCGCAATATGTAAGTTGTGGGCCCCAATAAAAATATCAACATCATAAACACGAAGGCAATCCTCATATTAACTTCAGATAAAAATCGTACACCTTTGTGTATACCCGCCATCACAGATACTGTTGCAAGAAGCGTTACCACAATTATTATCCCCACCTGGATCCCTGTGCTTACCCCTATGTTAAAAATGTAATCAAGGCCGCTATTTATCTGCAATGTTCCAAGACCAAGAGATGTTGCAAGCCCAAACATTGTGGCCAATACCGCAAAGGTATCTATGATATCCCCATGTATGCCGTAAATCTTATCCTTTAAGAAAGGGTAGAATACAGACCTAATTGATAGGGGAAGTTTTCTGTTAAATGCAAAGTAGGCCAATCCTAGCCCAATCAAAGTATAGATTCCCCAAGGATGGAGCCCCCAGTGAAGAAATGTTGATGCTAGTGCTGATACTGCGGGATCAGCGCTTTCAAATATTGGTGGAGCATTGATAAAGTGCGTTAGCGGTTCTCCTACAGCCCAAAACATTAATCCTATGCCCATCCCGGCTGATATAAGCATAGAGTACCAGGCAATCTTAGAAAACTCTGGCACACTATCTATGCCGCCGATTCTGACATTTCCCAGCTTTGAAAGAGCTAAACCTATACAGATAAGCAAAAATATGTTACTAGAAAGGATGAAAACCCAATCAAAGTTTGTAAGTATTGCACTATTTATAGACTGCAAGAGCTTATTTGCCCTATCCAGTTGTAAAAGCGCATAAAGGGCAAAAATCAGAATGAAGACCCCACTTGTAACAGATACAAACAGGTTCATATTAAATCCATACTTTGTAAAGTTTCTCTCTTCGATACGTTTGTCCACCTATATCACCTTCTAAAGCTTTAAAAAACAGCTTAAAGGGCTAGGGAAGGGTCTTATTTAAATCTTTTTGATTTTTTGAAAGTCCTGGAAGGCTTAAAATAAGAAAAGATCAAAAATTAAAGATTCTTTTTCCTGATTTTGATTGATGAAAGTTCATGGCAATACTTAAAAACTTTCAAATGCAATTTTTATTTATGGGAATAATAATCCATGCAAGGATAAAGGACGGAATAATCAAAACTGACGAGGATCTTAAGAAACTTGGGATGGAAGGCGAAAAGGTCATTTTAGAGATAAGAAGGTCAAAAATAGATGAAATAGAAAAGAGACTTGTTCAATCAAAAAAAGAGCTGATTGATGAGAGCATAGAAATGACCGAATATGGTGTAGATATTGAATAAGCTCTAAAGTATTTGTCGATTCAAATATTTTTACATACTTTCTTTTGAAACGTGAAGAATATTATAACTTGACAAAAAATTTTCTAAAAAGAGTTGATGAAAGAGAAATTATAGGAGTAATCAATTCCGTTGTTATTTCTGAAACTTATTTTAATTATATACGAATTAAAATAAGTGAAAAATATAGAATAAATCTAAAAGACGTTGTAAAAAAGATAAAGGAAGATTCCCAAATCTTAGGTGAGATTTCTATTGATGTTGTTGTTGATACATTTAGATTGGACAATTTGAATATTTTAGAATATAATTCAGAAATATCAATTAAAGAGTTTATAGTTAGGTATTCACTCCTCCCAAACGATGCGATCCACGCTGCTACTTGCAAATACTATGACATCAAGAATATAGCGACAAACGACAGCGACTTTGAAAGGGTCGATTTTTTGAAAGTCTGGAAGCCTTAAAATAAGAAAAGAAGAACAAGATCAAAAATTAAAGATTCTTTTTCTTTATTTTGATCGATGATGGCGGTAGCCAGGATTTTGAACATTTCATTCTAGTTCTAAAGTTTTTTTTACAATGTCTAAAACAAACTTTACATCATCTATGGCCCTTATTGCGTCACTTTGAGCATATTCTTCAGAAGGTAAAAAGTCTTCAGCACCGTAGAAGCTTACCTCCCTTTCTTTTCTTAATGTTTTGGAGATAGTTCTTATTTTATCAGAATTAGATAAGAATGGCTCTTTTAAAAAGTCTTTATTTTTATCTAGGATAATACTAACATCGTGCATAGTCGGGACAATCAGCCCCATATCTAGTAAGACGGCCTTTAATAAAAGCTCCACAGTTTCCTGGGCTTCTCTTACTACTTCTGCATACCCTTCTCTTTTGAGATATTCATCCAATACTTCATATCTAATACTGGCACGTTTTAAATAGTCTTCTGAAAGTTTATCCAACTTTTATACCCTCTAATATCTTTTTATTATTAAGGACAAAGTATTCAAAACTGCCACACTTTTCCTTTCTTGTTTTACACTCATTCATTAAATTCTTATATTTCAAAAGTAAATTTTCCATGAAATTATCTCTATCAAATATGATAATTCTTTTTGTAACCATGTCAAGATAAAGAGGATTAAAACACAAGGATTCTTTTTCTGTTAGAATTAAAGGTGATATCTCTGAGCATATATTATCATCGTAAAGCTTGAGGCTTAAATTTAAAAGAGGGGATTCAATATCATTAACAAATTC
This portion of the Methanofastidiosum sp. genome encodes:
- a CDS encoding type II toxin-antitoxin system HicB family antitoxin, giving the protein MESLKFPIIIEKDSDGYFAFCPDIEGCYTQGDTYEEVIENIKDVIKLLLEEMSETGQKLPENQNVSFTTVEVAI
- a CDS encoding type II toxin-antitoxin system HicA family toxin encodes the protein MKEKLPRVSPDKIIKALIKLGFSEVRQSGSHKIFKNESGIRITVPYHSGKTIHPKVLREILNSLEITIEDLKKLF
- a CDS encoding PIN domain-containing protein: MYEGIKILQLGEEISKLSFDLSKEYGLLPNDAIHAASCKYYDIKNIATNDSDFESLEALEEELGLLL
- a CDS encoding BCCT family transporter, whose protein sequence is MNLFVSVTSGVFILIFALYALLQLDRANKLLQSINSAILTNFDWVFILSSNIFLLICIGLALSKLGNVRIGGIDSVPEFSKIAWYSMLISAGMGIGLMFWAVGEPLTHFINAPPIFESADPAVSALASTFLHWGLHPWGIYTLIGLGLAYFAFNRKLPLSIRSVFYPFLKDKIYGIHGDIIDTFAVLATMFGLATSLGLGTLQINSGLDYIFNIGVSTGIQVGIIIVVTLLATVSVMAGIHKGVRFLSEVNMRIAFVFMMLIFLLGPTTYILRLFVNSIGVYFGNIVQYATFLSTTGDSNWQGAWTIFYLAWWISWSPFVGMFIARISKGRTIREFIVGVLFIPSLISFFWLSVFGGSAIFVDGLSGGSLFQTVQDNYPVALFEMINLLNIPLAAEAVRLALFVLITLLVMTFFITSSDSGSLVVNKLTSSGVLGAPKRQRVFWALLEGVLAATLLIIGGELALETLQTAVIIAGLPLAVVLFFMSFSLIKGIGETYEDQHKIRKKDEFWGIINELGLDVPVEDLEVDEDQEK
- a CDS encoding PIN domain-containing protein, which encodes MKREEYYNLTKNFLKRVDEREIIGVINSVVISETYFNYIRIKISEKYRINLKDVVKKIKEDSQILGEISIDVVVDTFRLDNLNILEYNSEISIKEFIVRYSLLPNDAIHAATCKYYDIKNIATNDSDFERVDFLKVWKP
- a CDS encoding HEPN domain-containing protein, translated to MDKLSEDYLKRASIRYEVLDEYLKREGYAEVVREAQETVELLLKAVLLDMGLIVPTMHDVSIILDKNKDFLKEPFLSNSDKIRTISKTLRKEREVSFYGAEDFLPSEEYAQSDAIRAIDDVKFVLDIVKKTLELE
- a CDS encoding nucleotidyltransferase domain-containing protein — translated: MKFFTKNHQEYINKLFCKIKEYYGDALVSLVVYGSYAREENKFDSDIDLFIVIKTDKNRRERIREFVNDIESPLLNLSLKLYDDNICSEISPLILTEKESLCFNPLYLDMVTKRIIIFDRDNFMENLLLKYKNLMNECKTRKEKCGSFEYFVLNNKKILEGIKVG